Below is a window of Brassica napus cultivar Da-Ae chromosome A5, Da-Ae, whole genome shotgun sequence DNA.
attattatcaaaACACAGGTTGATTATTTCAGTATCGGTCGCACAGCTGAAAGAGTTTTTTGAAATTGAAactgataaaattatttttcgtTCTACTATTTCACAAGAAATGTTAACTGGGTTGGCTACAGGAATGAATTGTAAGAAAAGTTATATTTCAACAGTAAATGATCTAAATATCCACTGTTTTTTATGTAGTGCTAATAGATTTGCCTTGTTCATAACCTTGAAAGGCTTGTTACTCAAAAGAAGATCAACTTTAATCATTAAGGGTCGATGACCGAAAAAGAAGTGATTAAAGCCCAGACGAATGCACGTGGCAAAGTAGTAGTTGgggtcaaaaaaaaatataaacatgatGTTATTGGTAAGTGAATTATcacgaattttgaaaatttttagatttcattgttattggttcttagatttcaaaaatcttaataagtcgatgtatataaattttcacaatctacataacttttaaaatatatcaattcttaaaattcacaaactctACACAAATTTATCTTCTAATTACTCCcaaaaaattattgatttattttaaatattttgcatctacattagatatttaagtttttagctttatttataaaatcgttttgatgaattataaaaatcacatcaacaaaaaatagtataaaattgtGGATTTGCACTAAAATTATtgtgtaattaaaaaaaaattataccagtttagatcggtttatactaatttaaattgatttagaccaattgaaattaatttacaaaGCATTGtttgctttattatttttattcttttacaaTATACAATTTAGGGAGGCAAGCTTAACTTTGATAGATCATTACACTCCATTTAGCGAACgtcttaaacatatttttatcttagagcatctctaatgtattactccaaattttactccaaaatggtgTAACTCCAAAATAGAGTTGGATTTTattccaatgtattactccatttttactccaaacaaaaggatttttttttcatttagttaATAATTGTTATTAGTACCTTcaacttataaaatattaacaattaacccaattattttatgtttacaaaatttctataataatatattttatttaaattaaatatttatcattaaaaatacaactagagATTATCTTCCAATTTCAATTCGTGCAGATTTTATCATATGCAATTTttctaattcaaaaatatttttatgcattAGAAGAAcgtaaagaaaaaataaagttttgttttgtaatttgaatTATGTATTGGGTCATATTGTTGGTTTGTGCATATATCAAGTTCAACAAGTACAAATGTTATCAATCAAAATATTGACCCACAAAATTAAAAACTCATCTATTCCGTTTGAATAATACTTCACCGCTTTTGGTAGTTTCGAAAACAATTTActgaattaattattaaattacttatttatattatattatatttattttatatttttattcttagttTTGACTTTTATGAGTTTATGCATATTTTCTGTAAACTATAAAGTAGTAATCTTTTgtggatatattttttttatgttattatgttattttaagtatgaaataaaaacattaaaaatcaaaaagaccatttcataaatataaaaagttcaactccaaaatggagtaatgggtaagattactccataaatggagtaaccctagctattactccattttggagttgaatatggagtggggttggagaagattttactTCATAATTGAGTTTGGAGTCAAAAATagagtagggttggagatgcccttagaGAAATCTCTGCAATTTATATTTGACACTATGTTTCCATtgcataatattttatacatcaATTGTTTCCTATCTAATGttgattaattttcttttgtatttcgGGGTTAAATTTTGGAGGAAACTCACTTTCAAATTTTCTTACATCATCATTTCCTATAAGAAAAATCCTAATTAGATATTTtagattaatttattttaaatatgactTATTACATAGGGTTAGGACTAAAAATTAATGTCCACATTCTTATAAGTAGTTACACCTCTTAAATAGTCGAGACAACACTTCTATTGCCTCTTTATCTTATAAGACAATCTCTGAAGGACTTTGgtaaaaactattttctttttgaattatttttaattcgaAAATCTAGTTGATTACATTTTTGTCCCTGATTATTATATCTATGAATCAGTTTCTATTTACTAGTTCTccaatttttccttttctttctctcttcttctacgGCGTCTTTTCTCTTCCTCTCtgcaacctttttttttgtttcttctcctttttcttcGATGTAAAATCCAATAGTGAagatttcttctttctttcttcgttttatatctaaaactacATAATCAAAGATGGCAGAGAAGTTACAGCGGTTATAAAGTGCTTGTGGTTGAACCTGATATTAGATCTGAAAACCAGAAAAAGAAACAGATCCACGGTGGCTCAGCCTGATGTGGCGACGAAGAAGGTGAcaaaaacagagaaagagaTCAGATATTCTTAAGATCTActtagttttagggtttttattgTTCTGGTGTTTTTCGATTTAGGGTTGTTAAATATATTTCTTGgtttttatgatttagggttcttATTGTTCTTGTTCCTTCTTGTTTGTAATTGATTTTCATCTCCAGATCTGGATTCAGTATAACTTGGTATTACTCTCGGTACAACTAACTCAGTAGTATTTAGTAAAACTCAGTAGTACTTGGTAGAACTCAGTAGTACTTGGTATAACTCAGTAATACTTAGTAGAACATAGTATAACTAGTAGAACACAGTATAACTAACTCGAGTAGTAATTAGTTTTACACAGTATAACTCAGTAGAACTTGGTCTAACTGCACTTAGTAGTACCACTCAGTAGTACTTACTTGTAATACTTAGTAATTAATACTCAATATAACTCAGTATAACATAGTATAACCAGTATAATTCAGTATAACTAAGCATCAGTATTACCCAGTAGAATGAAGTATAACTCAGTAAAACTATACCgtataatttgaaattttgaaattttcaaaatttaaaaatttgaaatttttattaaaaaataatttcgaaaatgaaaagGGCAAAACCGGatattcatgtttcaataaAGCAATGAGGGTATAGGAGATTTGATAGACCTATAGAAGATTATCTCTAGAGATAATGGAGGCATGGAAAAAGTTGGCTCTAAAtagtcacttttttttttctcatttgtgTCCCTCTAAAAAGgtcattttttgttaaaaatatatattatgataaaCCAAGCAATAATATTATTCTATGCAATTTCTAGGTGTATTACCATTAGATTCTCTGCACCagtcatataatttttaatctttaatcaaTCTGTTATTTTTTCGAAATCAGGGTGTATATTGTAATAAAAAACTTCACATCCAGAAATTGATATTTTTCAATAATGATATTTGCATGTTCTTCTTTTGAGTATTGTCAATATCTTATACACTAGTCTTGTAGTTACTTCATTATCATTagaattatttttgatttatgaAATTTTTGATTGATGataagtattttaaaataaataaattttgttgaaTATGAGTATTTTGTAAATAcgatttattaatatcaaataactaaaatttCCACTAGAGAATTGAATTGCCCGCGCGAATGTGCGGGTTTGTTTCCAAGTgtatagaaatttaaaccaaaattcAATAGATCGGTCAAAAATCAAATGTGCGTAATGTTTGTATCTGGTCAGAGACCGCGTGAGAGATGACACATCGGTTCAGCGTAGAAACATCAATTGAAATTCAAATCCATTttcttttgcaaaaaaaaaattcaaaaccatTTTACCAGATTTGTCATATAATATTTGGCGTCAAAGCTTCAGAGGTTACGTTTTATTCAAGTTTTATCCGTAACTAAACCTTGtaatgattttacaaaaaaacctATATCTTTGAATGTAAACATATAAATACTAAAAGTCTAAGTCAATGCAACCTAAACACGTTATTTATTTACAGGAAAACatcagagacaaaaaaaaaatatgagttaTATATCATCAAGACTTAATATATAACGTCGAGATTTCAATCATCACTCTCAACTCAAGCCTCAGCTTGTGTTGTGTAACATGCATTTCTCAACAATAATCTTCATAATCGTTTTTGTTGTCGTTTTTGCTCTGGGGGTTCTTATAGCCATATCCAATGGATGTGCGACGGGTGTCGTTATAGGAGGAGGTGGCAGTGGGGGTACTGAAGGCGGAGGTGGTGTTGGTGGTGATGACGGTGACTGTGAATGCGGAGGTTTTGGTGGAGGCGGTAACTGGGGAGGcggaggtggtggtggaggcgGTGGCtgtggaggtggtggtggaggcgGAGAATGATTAAGAAATGAATCGTAACCAGGTCTTAGTTTGATTAGCtagacttcttttttttttttaacgctttGTAATCAATTTATAAAAACCAGAACAACATTCTTGGAAGAAACAGAGTATGGTGGAACCAACAGGGCCCCCAACTCCAGAAATTAAAAAACTACTAAGAACCAACACCATCTCCTTTGTTTGCACCCATCACCGTTGAGAGGATAATGAAATGCTTCAAATGAGCTGTAAACAAGACACAAGATCCTTCTTAGTATCCATTGTCCGCTCGAACAGCATCTGCATGAATCATAGGCAATAACCAAGAAGGTCCATCTTTCCCCACATACGAAGCATAACGCTGATCTCTTGTCACACTACGAGCAATGGCCTCCGCGCATTGGTTTGCTCCGCTGTGTACATAAGCTATAGACCACAGTTGTAACCTAGACAGCTTCTCTCTTATCGCGTCAATCAACCCATGAAACATAGGAAAATTATCAGGATTCAAAACTGCTTCTCCCGCCAAATATGATGAAGATTCAAACACCACAATTTTATGTCACAGCGTCGATAGGCTCTCTGCGGCCCACAGAAAACTTAGCAACTCAGCCTCTAGTTACGATGCCACCATTGAGTATGAGCGACGGCTGTGTATTAACGAAACACCCAAATGATTCTGTGTCAGCCAAGCGACCCCACAATTTCGGTTTGCATCTATCCAAGACGAACCAACGTTACATTTTATGAAACTTGGACATGGTTTTCGCCAGCAAGCTAAAGCAGATTCACCCACATTCTCATCAATGTCTTCCTTGTCACCCACGTTAGCCGCATTCCAAGCTTCAAACTCCAACTGACTTTTTCTCCATATCTCTTCTGCCCCTACGTTCACTTGTTGAAAGACAAATTTGTTTCTAGATTTCCATATGTTCCAAAGAATCCATGGAAATACCAAGCGAGTTCTCTCCTCCAACCTACTTCGCTTACATGTCTCCAACAGGTGATGAAAGTTCAGGAAAACCGAGTTTGTAGAGAAACCAGCTGCTGGCATAGGAAACTCTGATAGTCTCCAAATCTCCTTCGCTACCGGACAATGGAAAAGCACATGACAAATAGTCTCAGGCTGTGCATGACATAACTTACATGTCGTGTCTACCGGGATCCCTCGCGATCTCAGTCTTTCAGCTACGGCTAAGGCACCGGCTAATGCTCTCCACAGGAAGTGTCTGATCTTAGGCATCGTCTTCACTTTCCATAAATTAGACCAGAGCCGTTGCTCAATAGGAGGCAAGGAGGGTGCGGCTAGAGGATTTTCAACAATTTGTAGGAGATGCAGTAGCTTGTAGCCGCTTTGAGAGTCATACAATCCATTCCTGCTGAAGCCCCAGACCATTGTATCATGACGGTTTAGTTGTGGCCTCATTTCCAGAATCTGATTGGCATCTTCCTCTACAAACAGATGCCGTACCCGTTGAACATCCCACGTTCCATACCTCGGTTTGATATTTATTGTTTGCTTCTTACGGGTCATTTCTAAGTGTTATAGGacaatttctttattttgttagaATTATACGGATCTTTAAGAAGAAGATTAGCACTCTGTGTATAtaattatctattctattaaaacagtaacatgacctattgataaatgttatgtccaactattattttctttacatAAGTGGATATACATATTAGTTTTAAGCAAATAATATATCCGTAATCCACTAACcctatatttgtttttgtaaactAACCCACTAACCCTATATTAAAGGAACAGATAATAGATATATCAGAGCAAGAAATTATAATAGGTTGACTTCTACCATTAATTCACGTGCTATATATCAATATCAACACTGTTAAAAACAAAGTATATCAGACATTGTGGACATTTGGAAGATTTcgtattatgttttttttatagaagGCTTAAATTTTCATAGATTATTATTAGAACTgcaatattataatataaggTCTATCTCCTATTACCTATAAGTATATCgtcttcaaaattttatatacaaactACTATAAGTAGACAACTATTCTTTTcgttaaaattttgaaaatgaggTCTAAATAATAAAAGTCATTCGAACAGGTTTTGATTGATATTTAAGTTCTAAAATTACAATCTGAAATATTCaatacaaaaactaaataaatttggatatataaacaaatatattaacaaattcttttactatattaaactaatatataagGAAATCAAGTATGtctaatacatcaaatattaatcttaagattttgtttttcaatatatttgtttcatttaCATTActccaaataatatataatcaatatatttagtattttaattaatcaatatattcaaaacataCACGCATCAAAAGGTAGGATTTTgctataaattaaattaaccaATGCATAGAAACattcacatttttttatttaaccaaaaaaaaactgtttgttTTCAACGCATAGTTCAAAAACTTAATAACTAACCACCCAATTACTAACTATCAACCTTGGATAAATCGGAATTCATATAAATGTCAGTTTCAATATTGTAATTCAATacctaacaaaaatatttataaatatattttgaataaaaattatcATATATGAGTTTTGTCCAAAGTTTTTACTAATAAGAAGAGCAAATAAAAAAGAActatcttatttaaattttataacgttaaacataaaactaaaattaagtgAGATGACTTAAATAAATGTATTATCCTACTTTGATACAAAtatagtaatacaaattgtttgatcattcttaaatatttcagatttatttaaaataacataggttatttagtaaaaatatatatcaa
It encodes the following:
- the LOC125608641 gene encoding glycine-rich protein 23-like, which translates into the protein MHFSTIIFIIVFVVVFALGVLIAISNGCATGVVIGGGGSGGTEGGGGVGGDDGDCECGGFGGGGNWGGGGGGGGGGCGGGGGGGE